tttgaacaatttcAAGTCTTATGCTGGTGTACAAGAGATCGGACCTTTTCATACATCTTTTTCAGCCGTTGTGGGTCCCAATGGGTCAGGAAAATCCAATGTTATTGATTCGATGCTCTTTGTCTTTGGGTTTCGAGCTAACAAGATGAGACAGGGGAAACTTTCGGAGCTAATTCACAAATCAGAACAGTTTCCTGATTTGCCATCGTGCTCTGTTCAGATTCATTTCCAATACGTACAGGACATGGAAAATGGGGAAACGAAAATTCTACATTCTTCAGGCAAACTTGTCGTCGAAAGGCGtgctttcaaaaacaattcTTCTAAATACTACGTTAATGGGAAAGAGAGCAACTACACCGAAGTTACCAGATTATTGAAGGATGAAGGGATCGATTTAGATCATAAGCGGTTTTTGATTCTCCAAGGTGAAGTGGAATCTATTGCGCAGATGAAACCCAAGGCGGATAAAGATGGTGATGACGGACTTTTAGAATACTTAGAAGATATTATCGGAACTGCAGACTTTAAGCCTCAAATTGAACGCTGCTTGAACGAAATTGAAACCTTAAATGATATCTGtttggagaaagaaaatagGTTTGAGTTAGTCGATAAAGAGAAGCAAAGTCTTGAATCAGGGAAAGCCGAGGCTCtagaatttcttgaaaaggaaaaaaagcatACCGAAATAAAGTCAAAATTGTTACAACATAAAATATGGTCTAATGATAAAAAGCTAGCTTCtacaataaaaaagatcaattctcttaaggaagaattcaaacaggaaaaagaagtccATGCCAACCTGCAACAGAAGGCTACAAacctttcttcaaatctcGAAGATATTCGGGCTCAGATTCATAAGTTGGATGCCAAATATAAAGAATCCCACTCCAAAAAGAGAACTTTGGAAAAAGAGTACATTTCAATAGAGGAAAAGCTCAAGAGTGTTAACAGAAAACTGAAAGCTGCAGAAAAGGCTTTCCAACAGTCAGAATCTGATGCAAAACATGCAACAGATGAATTGGAACAGTTaaataagaaaaatgaGGAATATCAAATTGAACTAACAGAACTCTTTCAAACTCTTGACGccgaaaaggaaaagctAAGGAAAATCAAATTAGAATTGCATGAAAAAACGAAAGATCTTTCCCAAGAAATCGAACTTATAGAAAAGCAATTGGAACCATATAATAATCAGATACGAGATAAACAGTCTGAAATAAAACTATCTGAAGCTAAAATTAGCATGTTGAAGTCTACTCATAACAATCTAAAAAGTGAGAGGGATCGCATTTTAAAAACAATTGATGATCTTAAAGCTAATGACGAAAAAACGATAGAAAATTTGGAGAATTTAACTAACGAGAGGGAGAAAGTGAAGACCAGGATAGCATCAGcagaaaaggaaatattTGAGGCCAAAAACCAAATAAGTAAGATGCGTGAAGTGTTAATTCAACAACGACAAACTGTTGAGGAAGCTAAATCAAATTTGAGCGGAtatcaaaataaaagtaCTGTTTTAGAAGCTCTTAAAAAGCTTCAGAATTCTGGGCGTATAACAGGATTTCATGGTAGATTAGGGGATTTGGGAACCGTTGATGATAAATACGATATTGCTATATCAACTGCCTGTCCAAGGCTAGATGACATAGTTGTAGATACAGTTGAATGTGGACAGCAATGTATTGATCAtttaagaaagaataaGCTTGGTTATGGACggtttattcttcttgaaaaacTCCGTTCGTTTGATCTACGTAAAATACAAACTCCAGAAGGCGTTCCTAGATTATTTGATCTAGTAAAGCCAATGAATGATATATTCAAGCCTGCATTTTATTCTGTTTTGCGTGACACTTTAGTGGCAGAAAACCTACAACAAGCTAATAGAGTTGCATATGGAAGCCGTAGATTTCGAGTGGTGACTTTGGATGGAAAATTAATCGATCTATCAGGTACAATGTccggtggtggtggagCTCCACAAAGCGGCGCTATGAGATCCAAGTCAGACTCTTCTGGAAACTACTCCAGAGAAGACGTTCTGAGAATGGAATCTCAACTATCGGCGAAAGAGACGAATTTTAACAGTGCGATATCAACTCTTCATGAGATGGAATCGGCATTGCAAAAGCTTACGGATCGTCTTCCTGCCATAGATGTTGACATATCTAAAACTcaacttgaacaagaatCCCGTGTTGCTGAACTAACTTCTTATAATCAAAGGCTGTCTCAGATTGATGACGAATTGTCTGATCATGAAAATAATCAACTCCCTCTTATTAATGAGCAAAATAACCTATCTAAATTACGAGAAGAGCTTTCATCCGTTTTGAACCAGTCAAAATCTAACCAAGATAAAATTGATAGACTAAAGGAAATTATAATGCAAAAGGGAGGTCTCGAGCTTCAAATGCAAATATCTAAAGTTGATTCATTAGAAAAACGTATCGAGATAATACAagacaaacaaaagaaggacaaaGCAAAATGTAGGAAACTAGAATTAGATATAAAGAGAAGATTGAAAGATAAGACCAAATATTCTGATGAAGCCAACAGCTGTACTTCCGAGATTGACACGCTTTCTATCCGACTCGATGGCGTTCAGAAAGATAAGAATGAACTCGATAACTTCTTACTCACATTAAATGACCAGGAGAGCGaattaaaggaaaaggaagac
This genomic interval from Kluyveromyces marxianus DMKU3-1042 DNA, complete genome, chromosome 4 contains the following:
- the SMC4 gene encoding condensin subunit SMC4; this translates as MSGDEAIPHLHESPDLKRPRISESPTRTPRKLILGSPERKYVVSNTQSQSQPTTATSNTMDPPNLHPPVSHAVRGREYSQSPPRSPTRSPTRSPTRKLELIRLSPKKANRLELQKMHESKTQTIQRLCIDKLILNNFKSYAGVQEIGPFHTSFSAVVGPNGSGKSNVIDSMLFVFGFRANKMRQGKLSELIHKSEQFPDLPSCSVQIHFQYVQDMENGETKILHSSGKLVVERRAFKNNSSKYYVNGKESNYTEVTRLLKDEGIDLDHKRFLILQGEVESIAQMKPKADKDGDDGLLEYLEDIIGTADFKPQIERCLNEIETLNDICLEKENRFELVDKEKQSLESGKAEALEFLEKEKKHTEIKSKLLQHKIWSNDKKLASTIKKINSLKEEFKQEKEVHANLQQKATNLSSNLEDIRAQIHKLDAKYKESHSKKRTLEKEYISIEEKLKSVNRKLKAAEKAFQQSESDAKHATDELEQLNKKNEEYQIELTELFQTLDAEKEKLRKIKLELHEKTKDLSQEIELIEKQLEPYNNQIRDKQSEIKLSEAKISMLKSTHNNLKSERDRILKTIDDLKANDEKTIENLENLTNEREKVKTRIASAEKEIFEAKNQISKMREVLIQQRQTVEEAKSNLSGYQNKSTVLEALKKLQNSGRITGFHGRLGDLGTVDDKYDIAISTACPRLDDIVVDTVECGQQCIDHLRKNKLGYGRFILLEKLRSFDLRKIQTPEGVPRLFDLVKPMNDIFKPAFYSVLRDTLVAENLQQANRVAYGSRRFRVVTLDGKLIDLSGTMSGGGGAPQSGAMRSKSDSSGNYSREDVLRMESQLSAKETNFNSAISTLHEMESALQKLTDRLPAIDVDISKTQLEQESRVAELTSYNQRLSQIDDELSDHENNQLPLINEQNNLSKLREELSSVLNQSKSNQDKIDRLKEIIMQKGGLELQMQISKVDSLEKRIEIIQDKQKKDKAKCRKLELDIKRRLKDKTKYSDEANSCTSEIDTLSIRLDGVQKDKNELDNFLLTLNDQESELKEKEDNVKEELAGIEKDLNDFKAKELTFTEKLNNFESVKLQITNDLEKFNNELSNLKIRDVVYLLAKLEEGILVESDEQLLPNNEVQNASITHDGDGDGDVEMTDVSMQQNDKIVIDESLSILSESELECIDVEVLNLELQQLQDYLDNFTGDINVLEEYARRLAEYQRRKLDLNQAVAKREEVRGRCERLKQERLEKFLEGFGIISMTLKEMYQMITMGGNAELELVDSLDPFSEGVLFSVMPPKKSWRNISNLSGGEKTLSSLALVFALHKYKPTPLYVMDEIDAALDFRNVSIVANYIKERTKNAQFIVISLRNNMFELAQHLVGIYKNNNMTRSTTLQNVDVLHTV